A genomic segment from Brienomyrus brachyistius isolate T26 chromosome 9, BBRACH_0.4, whole genome shotgun sequence encodes:
- the irx4a gene encoding iroquois-class homeodomain protein IRX-4a isoform X4: protein MLCQFLMTTNSLTTCCESSGRTLSDSGVSASAPAPVYCPVYESRLLATARHELSSAAALGVYGNPYTNSQGYGNYVTYGTDASAFYSLGTFDTKDGTASAHAGITQAAAYYPYDPSLGQYQYDRYGSMDGGTRRKNATRETTSTLKAWLQEHRKNPYPTKGEKIMLAIITKMTLTQVSTWFANARRRLKKENKMTWPPRNKCSDERRYDDDEEVASQGEQIKTENNEDESRSREDKDLQLSDLEDFDTIDSESSECDLKHQFNVNTHMATTDCPNDHLKERPLKISIPVSLQGNQELTKSCLKTGSEDCAEDVANGRQTKTCFQQGHQILESKPRIWSLAQTATSLNQNEYPSCMLRCQPTMPPSPGASSPVNVIDRQQDSPVTTLRNWVDGVFHDPLFRHSTLNQALTNTTVSWTTTKGAILETGTLGRSVGSNVIKGHIPSLQHQ, encoded by the exons ATGCTATGCCAG TTCCTGATGACTACAAATTCATTGACTACTTGCTGCGAGTCTAGCGGCAGGACTCTTTCGGACTCCGGAGTCAGCGCATCTGCCCCAGCGCCCGTTTATTGCCCCGTTTATGAGAGCAGACTGCTGGCCACCGCTAGACATGAGCTCAGCTCGGCTGCGGCTCTGGGCGTCTATGGTAACCCCTATACAAACAGCCAAGGCTATGGCAATTACGTTACTTACGGCACCGACGCCTCGGCTTTCTACTCGCTG GGCACGTTTGACACAAAAGACGGAACAGCGTCTGCGCATGCGGGGATCACGCAGGCTGCCGCTTACTACCCCTACGATCCGTCCCTAGGGCAGTATCAGTACGACAG ATACGGATCAATGGATGGAGGAACACGAAGGAAAAATGCCACTCGAGAAACGACGAGCACACTGAAAGCCTGGCTGCAGGAGCACAggaaaaacccttaccccaccAAAGGGGAAAAGATCATGCTGGCTATCATCACTAAGATGACCCTAactcaagtctccacctggttcGCCAATGCCAGGAGAAGACTGAAGAAGGAGAACAAGATGACATGGCCTCCTCGAAACAAATGCTCCGATGAGAGGAGATACGACGATGATGAAGAGGTGGCATCTCAAGGGGAGCAGATCAAAACCGAGAACAACGAGGATG AAAGCCGAAGTCGGGAAGATAAAGACCTACAGCTGAGCGACCTGGAAGACTTCGACACCATTGACTCAGAAAGTTCCGAGTGTGACCTAAAACACCAGTTTAATGTCAACACCCATATGGCGACAACCGATTGTCCCAATGATCACCTTAAGGAAAGACCATTAAAAATTTCAATCCCGGTTTCTCTCCAAGGCAATCAAGAATTGACCAAAAGCTGCCTGAAAACGGGCTCGGAAGATTGTGCAGAAGACGTGGCGAACGGCAGGCAGACGAAAACATGCTTTCAGCAAGGTCACCAAATACTAGAGAGCAAACCAAGAATTTGGTCGCTGGCTCAAACCGCCACTTCATTGAACCAAAATGAGTATCCATCATGTATGCTGAGATGTCAACCAACCATGCCACCTTCTCCGGGAGCCTCCTCTCCCGTCAATGTCATTGACAGACAGCAGGATTCTCCAGTCACCACTCTTAGAAACTGGGTAGACGGGGTCTTCCACGACCCGCTATTTAGACACAGCACTTTGAATCAAGCATTAACCAACACGACAGTTTCTTGGACAACGACCAAAGGTGCAATACTGGAGACCGGTACACTTGGACGCTCTGTTGGAAGCAATGTAATCAAAGGGCACATTCCTTCGctacagcaccaataa
- the irx4a gene encoding iroquois-class homeodomain protein IRX-4a isoform X2: MSYPQFGYPYSSAPQFLMTTNSLTTCCESSGRTLSDSGVSASAPAPVYCPVYESRLLATARHELSSAAALGVYGNPYTNSQGYGNYVTYGTDASAFYSLGTFDTKDGTASAHAGITQAAAYYPYDPSLGQYQYDRYGSMDGGTRRKNATRETTSTLKAWLQEHRKNPYPTKGEKIMLAIITKMTLTQVSTWFANARRRLKKENKMTWPPRNKCSDERRYDDDEEVASQGEQIKTENNEDESRSREDKDLQLSDLEDFDTIDSESSECDLKHQFNVNTHMATTDCPNDHLKERPLKISIPVSLQGNQELTKSCLKTGSEDCAEDVANGRQTKTCFQQGHQILESKPRIWSLAQTATSLNQNEYPSCMLRCQPTMPPSPGASSPVNVIDRQQDSPVTTLRNWVDGVFHDPLFRHSTLNQALTNTTVSWTTTKGAILETGTLGRSVGSNVIKGHIPSLQHQ, from the exons ATGTCATACCCACAGTTTGGATACCCCTACTCGTCTGCACCTCAG TTCCTGATGACTACAAATTCATTGACTACTTGCTGCGAGTCTAGCGGCAGGACTCTTTCGGACTCCGGAGTCAGCGCATCTGCCCCAGCGCCCGTTTATTGCCCCGTTTATGAGAGCAGACTGCTGGCCACCGCTAGACATGAGCTCAGCTCGGCTGCGGCTCTGGGCGTCTATGGTAACCCCTATACAAACAGCCAAGGCTATGGCAATTACGTTACTTACGGCACCGACGCCTCGGCTTTCTACTCGCTG GGCACGTTTGACACAAAAGACGGAACAGCGTCTGCGCATGCGGGGATCACGCAGGCTGCCGCTTACTACCCCTACGATCCGTCCCTAGGGCAGTATCAGTACGACAG ATACGGATCAATGGATGGAGGAACACGAAGGAAAAATGCCACTCGAGAAACGACGAGCACACTGAAAGCCTGGCTGCAGGAGCACAggaaaaacccttaccccaccAAAGGGGAAAAGATCATGCTGGCTATCATCACTAAGATGACCCTAactcaagtctccacctggttcGCCAATGCCAGGAGAAGACTGAAGAAGGAGAACAAGATGACATGGCCTCCTCGAAACAAATGCTCCGATGAGAGGAGATACGACGATGATGAAGAGGTGGCATCTCAAGGGGAGCAGATCAAAACCGAGAACAACGAGGATG AAAGCCGAAGTCGGGAAGATAAAGACCTACAGCTGAGCGACCTGGAAGACTTCGACACCATTGACTCAGAAAGTTCCGAGTGTGACCTAAAACACCAGTTTAATGTCAACACCCATATGGCGACAACCGATTGTCCCAATGATCACCTTAAGGAAAGACCATTAAAAATTTCAATCCCGGTTTCTCTCCAAGGCAATCAAGAATTGACCAAAAGCTGCCTGAAAACGGGCTCGGAAGATTGTGCAGAAGACGTGGCGAACGGCAGGCAGACGAAAACATGCTTTCAGCAAGGTCACCAAATACTAGAGAGCAAACCAAGAATTTGGTCGCTGGCTCAAACCGCCACTTCATTGAACCAAAATGAGTATCCATCATGTATGCTGAGATGTCAACCAACCATGCCACCTTCTCCGGGAGCCTCCTCTCCCGTCAATGTCATTGACAGACAGCAGGATTCTCCAGTCACCACTCTTAGAAACTGGGTAGACGGGGTCTTCCACGACCCGCTATTTAGACACAGCACTTTGAATCAAGCATTAACCAACACGACAGTTTCTTGGACAACGACCAAAGGTGCAATACTGGAGACCGGTACACTTGGACGCTCTGTTGGAAGCAATGTAATCAAAGGGCACATTCCTTCGctacagcaccaataa
- the irx4a gene encoding iroquois-class homeodomain protein IRX-4a isoform X5, producing MTTNSLTTCCESSGRTLSDSGVSASAPAPVYCPVYESRLLATARHELSSAAALGVYGNPYTNSQGYGNYVTYGTDASAFYSLGTFDTKDGTASAHAGITQAAAYYPYDPSLGQYQYDRYGSMDGGTRRKNATRETTSTLKAWLQEHRKNPYPTKGEKIMLAIITKMTLTQVSTWFANARRRLKKENKMTWPPRNKCSDERRYDDDEEVASQGEQIKTENNEDESRSREDKDLQLSDLEDFDTIDSESSECDLKHQFNVNTHMATTDCPNDHLKERPLKISIPVSLQGNQELTKSCLKTGSEDCAEDVANGRQTKTCFQQGHQILESKPRIWSLAQTATSLNQNEYPSCMLRCQPTMPPSPGASSPVNVIDRQQDSPVTTLRNWVDGVFHDPLFRHSTLNQALTNTTVSWTTTKGAILETGTLGRSVGSNVIKGHIPSLQHQ from the exons ATGACTACAAATTCATTGACTACTTGCTGCGAGTCTAGCGGCAGGACTCTTTCGGACTCCGGAGTCAGCGCATCTGCCCCAGCGCCCGTTTATTGCCCCGTTTATGAGAGCAGACTGCTGGCCACCGCTAGACATGAGCTCAGCTCGGCTGCGGCTCTGGGCGTCTATGGTAACCCCTATACAAACAGCCAAGGCTATGGCAATTACGTTACTTACGGCACCGACGCCTCGGCTTTCTACTCGCTG GGCACGTTTGACACAAAAGACGGAACAGCGTCTGCGCATGCGGGGATCACGCAGGCTGCCGCTTACTACCCCTACGATCCGTCCCTAGGGCAGTATCAGTACGACAG ATACGGATCAATGGATGGAGGAACACGAAGGAAAAATGCCACTCGAGAAACGACGAGCACACTGAAAGCCTGGCTGCAGGAGCACAggaaaaacccttaccccaccAAAGGGGAAAAGATCATGCTGGCTATCATCACTAAGATGACCCTAactcaagtctccacctggttcGCCAATGCCAGGAGAAGACTGAAGAAGGAGAACAAGATGACATGGCCTCCTCGAAACAAATGCTCCGATGAGAGGAGATACGACGATGATGAAGAGGTGGCATCTCAAGGGGAGCAGATCAAAACCGAGAACAACGAGGATG AAAGCCGAAGTCGGGAAGATAAAGACCTACAGCTGAGCGACCTGGAAGACTTCGACACCATTGACTCAGAAAGTTCCGAGTGTGACCTAAAACACCAGTTTAATGTCAACACCCATATGGCGACAACCGATTGTCCCAATGATCACCTTAAGGAAAGACCATTAAAAATTTCAATCCCGGTTTCTCTCCAAGGCAATCAAGAATTGACCAAAAGCTGCCTGAAAACGGGCTCGGAAGATTGTGCAGAAGACGTGGCGAACGGCAGGCAGACGAAAACATGCTTTCAGCAAGGTCACCAAATACTAGAGAGCAAACCAAGAATTTGGTCGCTGGCTCAAACCGCCACTTCATTGAACCAAAATGAGTATCCATCATGTATGCTGAGATGTCAACCAACCATGCCACCTTCTCCGGGAGCCTCCTCTCCCGTCAATGTCATTGACAGACAGCAGGATTCTCCAGTCACCACTCTTAGAAACTGGGTAGACGGGGTCTTCCACGACCCGCTATTTAGACACAGCACTTTGAATCAAGCATTAACCAACACGACAGTTTCTTGGACAACGACCAAAGGTGCAATACTGGAGACCGGTACACTTGGACGCTCTGTTGGAAGCAATGTAATCAAAGGGCACATTCCTTCGctacagcaccaataa
- the irx4a gene encoding iroquois-class homeodomain protein IRX-4a isoform X1 yields MLCQVTSNTIVEAVLCSHPQFLMTTNSLTTCCESSGRTLSDSGVSASAPAPVYCPVYESRLLATARHELSSAAALGVYGNPYTNSQGYGNYVTYGTDASAFYSLGTFDTKDGTASAHAGITQAAAYYPYDPSLGQYQYDRYGSMDGGTRRKNATRETTSTLKAWLQEHRKNPYPTKGEKIMLAIITKMTLTQVSTWFANARRRLKKENKMTWPPRNKCSDERRYDDDEEVASQGEQIKTENNEDESRSREDKDLQLSDLEDFDTIDSESSECDLKHQFNVNTHMATTDCPNDHLKERPLKISIPVSLQGNQELTKSCLKTGSEDCAEDVANGRQTKTCFQQGHQILESKPRIWSLAQTATSLNQNEYPSCMLRCQPTMPPSPGASSPVNVIDRQQDSPVTTLRNWVDGVFHDPLFRHSTLNQALTNTTVSWTTTKGAILETGTLGRSVGSNVIKGHIPSLQHQ; encoded by the exons ATGCTATGCCAGGTAACTTCCAACACAATTGTCGAAG CTGTTTTGTGTTCTCACCCTCAGTTCCTGATGACTACAAATTCATTGACTACTTGCTGCGAGTCTAGCGGCAGGACTCTTTCGGACTCCGGAGTCAGCGCATCTGCCCCAGCGCCCGTTTATTGCCCCGTTTATGAGAGCAGACTGCTGGCCACCGCTAGACATGAGCTCAGCTCGGCTGCGGCTCTGGGCGTCTATGGTAACCCCTATACAAACAGCCAAGGCTATGGCAATTACGTTACTTACGGCACCGACGCCTCGGCTTTCTACTCGCTG GGCACGTTTGACACAAAAGACGGAACAGCGTCTGCGCATGCGGGGATCACGCAGGCTGCCGCTTACTACCCCTACGATCCGTCCCTAGGGCAGTATCAGTACGACAG ATACGGATCAATGGATGGAGGAACACGAAGGAAAAATGCCACTCGAGAAACGACGAGCACACTGAAAGCCTGGCTGCAGGAGCACAggaaaaacccttaccccaccAAAGGGGAAAAGATCATGCTGGCTATCATCACTAAGATGACCCTAactcaagtctccacctggttcGCCAATGCCAGGAGAAGACTGAAGAAGGAGAACAAGATGACATGGCCTCCTCGAAACAAATGCTCCGATGAGAGGAGATACGACGATGATGAAGAGGTGGCATCTCAAGGGGAGCAGATCAAAACCGAGAACAACGAGGATG AAAGCCGAAGTCGGGAAGATAAAGACCTACAGCTGAGCGACCTGGAAGACTTCGACACCATTGACTCAGAAAGTTCCGAGTGTGACCTAAAACACCAGTTTAATGTCAACACCCATATGGCGACAACCGATTGTCCCAATGATCACCTTAAGGAAAGACCATTAAAAATTTCAATCCCGGTTTCTCTCCAAGGCAATCAAGAATTGACCAAAAGCTGCCTGAAAACGGGCTCGGAAGATTGTGCAGAAGACGTGGCGAACGGCAGGCAGACGAAAACATGCTTTCAGCAAGGTCACCAAATACTAGAGAGCAAACCAAGAATTTGGTCGCTGGCTCAAACCGCCACTTCATTGAACCAAAATGAGTATCCATCATGTATGCTGAGATGTCAACCAACCATGCCACCTTCTCCGGGAGCCTCCTCTCCCGTCAATGTCATTGACAGACAGCAGGATTCTCCAGTCACCACTCTTAGAAACTGGGTAGACGGGGTCTTCCACGACCCGCTATTTAGACACAGCACTTTGAATCAAGCATTAACCAACACGACAGTTTCTTGGACAACGACCAAAGGTGCAATACTGGAGACCGGTACACTTGGACGCTCTGTTGGAAGCAATGTAATCAAAGGGCACATTCCTTCGctacagcaccaataa
- the irx4a gene encoding iroquois-class homeodomain protein IRX-4a isoform X3, which produces MPAVLCSHPQFLMTTNSLTTCCESSGRTLSDSGVSASAPAPVYCPVYESRLLATARHELSSAAALGVYGNPYTNSQGYGNYVTYGTDASAFYSLGTFDTKDGTASAHAGITQAAAYYPYDPSLGQYQYDRYGSMDGGTRRKNATRETTSTLKAWLQEHRKNPYPTKGEKIMLAIITKMTLTQVSTWFANARRRLKKENKMTWPPRNKCSDERRYDDDEEVASQGEQIKTENNEDESRSREDKDLQLSDLEDFDTIDSESSECDLKHQFNVNTHMATTDCPNDHLKERPLKISIPVSLQGNQELTKSCLKTGSEDCAEDVANGRQTKTCFQQGHQILESKPRIWSLAQTATSLNQNEYPSCMLRCQPTMPPSPGASSPVNVIDRQQDSPVTTLRNWVDGVFHDPLFRHSTLNQALTNTTVSWTTTKGAILETGTLGRSVGSNVIKGHIPSLQHQ; this is translated from the exons ATGCCAG CTGTTTTGTGTTCTCACCCTCAGTTCCTGATGACTACAAATTCATTGACTACTTGCTGCGAGTCTAGCGGCAGGACTCTTTCGGACTCCGGAGTCAGCGCATCTGCCCCAGCGCCCGTTTATTGCCCCGTTTATGAGAGCAGACTGCTGGCCACCGCTAGACATGAGCTCAGCTCGGCTGCGGCTCTGGGCGTCTATGGTAACCCCTATACAAACAGCCAAGGCTATGGCAATTACGTTACTTACGGCACCGACGCCTCGGCTTTCTACTCGCTG GGCACGTTTGACACAAAAGACGGAACAGCGTCTGCGCATGCGGGGATCACGCAGGCTGCCGCTTACTACCCCTACGATCCGTCCCTAGGGCAGTATCAGTACGACAG ATACGGATCAATGGATGGAGGAACACGAAGGAAAAATGCCACTCGAGAAACGACGAGCACACTGAAAGCCTGGCTGCAGGAGCACAggaaaaacccttaccccaccAAAGGGGAAAAGATCATGCTGGCTATCATCACTAAGATGACCCTAactcaagtctccacctggttcGCCAATGCCAGGAGAAGACTGAAGAAGGAGAACAAGATGACATGGCCTCCTCGAAACAAATGCTCCGATGAGAGGAGATACGACGATGATGAAGAGGTGGCATCTCAAGGGGAGCAGATCAAAACCGAGAACAACGAGGATG AAAGCCGAAGTCGGGAAGATAAAGACCTACAGCTGAGCGACCTGGAAGACTTCGACACCATTGACTCAGAAAGTTCCGAGTGTGACCTAAAACACCAGTTTAATGTCAACACCCATATGGCGACAACCGATTGTCCCAATGATCACCTTAAGGAAAGACCATTAAAAATTTCAATCCCGGTTTCTCTCCAAGGCAATCAAGAATTGACCAAAAGCTGCCTGAAAACGGGCTCGGAAGATTGTGCAGAAGACGTGGCGAACGGCAGGCAGACGAAAACATGCTTTCAGCAAGGTCACCAAATACTAGAGAGCAAACCAAGAATTTGGTCGCTGGCTCAAACCGCCACTTCATTGAACCAAAATGAGTATCCATCATGTATGCTGAGATGTCAACCAACCATGCCACCTTCTCCGGGAGCCTCCTCTCCCGTCAATGTCATTGACAGACAGCAGGATTCTCCAGTCACCACTCTTAGAAACTGGGTAGACGGGGTCTTCCACGACCCGCTATTTAGACACAGCACTTTGAATCAAGCATTAACCAACACGACAGTTTCTTGGACAACGACCAAAGGTGCAATACTGGAGACCGGTACACTTGGACGCTCTGTTGGAAGCAATGTAATCAAAGGGCACATTCCTTCGctacagcaccaataa